Within Mesoplodon densirostris isolate mMesDen1 chromosome 13, mMesDen1 primary haplotype, whole genome shotgun sequence, the genomic segment gattATTCAGATCAAGTGATAGGACCCCTCTGGCACAGAACTCAGCAGTATCTAACCACGCTAGGGATGCACTTCCCCTTTGGCTCAACAATCTCCAATTTATGTTCGTGGTGTGAAGTGTGGGTTCagttttacctttttaaatgaTTACCGGTCATACCCACAGCATTTCTTTCCAGAGTCCATTTTAATGCACCCAGTCGAAATTATGCTTATCATATTCTAAATTcttatgtatatttgtgtgtttcTAACTTTCTACTATGTTTCTTGGTTTGTTCATTTGCTCATGGGCCATACTGTTTGCAATATTGATGCTTTCTATCTTTGTTTTACTATCTGGTAGGGCCACTCCTCAGTATTTGCTCTTCTCTtccactgttgttttttttttccccgagtttactttttatttttggcaggtGAATCGGAGCTCCCTGGAGCAGAGAGAGTTTTCAAActcttcttgatttttcttttattaatgaaaCGTGTTAGTTTCAAGCTACATGCAACAGTGGGTTGTATAAaccagtatttcattcctttcttgaGCCTCACAAGGGTGGTTttcagggattcttttttttttttttaaacatctttattggagtataattgctttacaatggtgtgttagtttctgctttataacaaagtgaatcagctatacatatacatatgtccccatatcccctccctcttgtgtctccaaGGGAGAGAATTAAgtgactttttttccctcaaaggaCTAGCCCCTTGTCTCTCAAATCTGACCTGCAGATGGGTTTTGTTTGGGCCACACTGGTTTAAATGGAATCAATAGGCCGACATTAAGAACTTGAGATATTATCATGAAATTGAGGTTTCAGATTTCTTTGGAAAAGTACTGGGCTGGCGGCGTTTCCAAGGGAAAGAGTTGGCTCAGGTTGAATAGAGACCTAAGATCTCTGATGTGTTTCAGCGCTATCATTTCCTACTGCTCCGGACATGGATTTCCACAGGCCTGCTGCTGTTTATCAGCTCCTTTCCAACCTGCTTCAAAAGCTTACATTATCTGCATCTCTAATTCAAAAGAAGGAGGGCTCTGGCCTGGAAGTTAGTTTGTCAGAGATCACGGAGATAGATGCTGGTGGGGCTCAGTGAGTGGCAGGGACCTGTGACCCCTTGCACTGACCGGGGGGGCAGCACATGGCCATGGGGAGGTCCCGGGAACCCCGTAGAGTTGGACTCAGCGGGGCGGTGGGCGGCCCCATCGGGATGCAGCACATGGTCTTGCACAGACCTgggttgcagagcagaggctcttcctctctctccctcagttGCTAAACTCTGATGTGGGGGGAAGAACGCAAAGGAAAGGATGAATGAGGGTCCTGGGAAAATGACTCAGTGGATGGGAATTTAGCTGCAGGTGGTTTCagttagaaaaacaaagacaTGTTACATTGTTTGTACCTATTGTCCCAAATGTTTTAATGAATGTGAAGTAGTCATAAACTCCTTGTGTGATGAGAATTTGTCTTCCAAAACCTTCCTAATACCTTTGCCCAGTGATCTGGTCGCCAAATCCCTCCATCCATGCATCTGTCCTTTCATCAGATTCTGGAGGACCCACCGGGGTTGTGGTGTAGGGGGTGGACAACAGTGAGCGAGATAGAGACCCACGTCCTTCCGATTCTTGGTAGTGGCCTGGATGGGAGACAGGGAACTGGAGTGGAAAGGATATTGCTTGGGAGCAAGAAGTTTGGGGTCTTAATTCCATTTCTATCCTTCAGCTGCTGGGCAATCTTGGGCCAATGAATTGACCTTTCTGGGCTCCACTTTCTGtgtttgtaaaatggggctaaattctccttaattttttttaaattaacgtCTAAAATATTTTGCTGAAGAAAAGAGACGTACACATTTGGATGTAAATGCAGAGTTCCTTATATATGAGGGTACAGTTTGTATCTTTATTAGGCTTTGGTTTTTCCTCACATACCTGAATTCCAGAAATGAGAGTGGAAATACATTTTGTTTTGCTACTGTGGGTTTGCTCATCTAAGATGTCATATACaaggaattaaatgaaaaatgtttttgcAGCCTCAGCAGTTGGAAGAGGAGGAGGCCAGTGATGCTTCTGTTGAAAGCAGATGGTTTCACTGTCTGTGAGTTTAGGATAGGCAGTGGAAACCTAAGGGAGAATGAGAGCTTCGGAGGGGAAGAAACTTGCAAGAATGTTATGCAGTTGGGGTGATGGGTTTATTATATCTACATACAAGTATGCATTTATTGGCGTTTTGGCAAAAATAAAGGACAAGGTAATACCAAAAACTATTTGAGCATGTAAACAAGACAGCTGCAAGAGACCAATACTTAAAGGCTTAAGGATTCTCAAAAGAACACAGGACGTGGAATGACAGCTTTCAGGTTGTACAGTTAAGTTATCCAGACAATCAAGTCAACTATATAATGCAAGCAGCACAGGACAATACAACACGACCGGCGAAGCAGTCTCTCACTGGGGGCTGGAGGAAGGCTTGCTGGGGCCTGGGCTCACTGATGGGAAAGGGGATTAAAATCTCATAAATCCTCCATATCTTTTATCCATTTCGGGAACTTCCTTTGAGTAACTTTCACCTTCTTCATCGGAGGGCAGGGAATCTGCAAAGCGCTTGAGGAAGCCGCCGTACCTTTTCTGGTAGTCCATCCACCACTCCGGGCGACCCACTCTTCTCATGAAGCCGCCGTACCGCTTCTGCAGCTCTTTGGCTTCATCTTCCAGCTGGGGGCTTCTCTTTAAGCCTCGCATGAAGCCCCCGTATCTCTTGCTCACGTCTGCGtcatccctgccctcctggtgGGAAGCCCCTTCTCGCTGGTTCCCCTCTCCCAGCAGCTCTTTCAGCAGGTCGGAGGGATTGCCTAGGGTGTCGTCTTCCTCCGCATCCTTCTTCATGAAGCCCCCATATCTCTTGCCAAGGATTTCACCTCCATTTGCCTCTTCCTCCGGCTCCAGGGGATACAACTCATCCATCTTCTTCATGAAGCCTCCATACCTCTTCATGAAGCCCCCATACTTCTTGGCGAGCAAGTGGTGGTCCTCCTGTTTGCTGAGGGCACTGTTGGCGTCTGGAGGGAGATCCAGCTTGGACAGCTGCAGAAGCTCCTTGCAGGTTTCCCAGGTCTTGAGAGAAGGCAGTTTCCCCTCACATTCCAGTGTGCAAGCCTGGGAAAAGAATTCGATTTAGTGATAAAAAGAGGCTTTTCTGATTTCGTTcaccaaacacattttttttaagacCAGTCTATGCTTGCTTTGATGTGGAAACTACCACATAATGATCTCATTTTCCTTATTACAACTTTCTGTCACACTGAACACGCAAatcaaaggaaattcaa encodes:
- the PENK gene encoding proenkephalin-A, encoding MARFLRLCTWLLALGPGLLATVQAECSQDCATCIYRLARPTDLNPLACTLECEGKLPSLKTWETCKELLQLSKLDLPPDANSALSKQEDHHLLAKKYGGFMKRYGGFMKKMDELYPLEPEEEANGGEILGKRYGGFMKKDAEEDDTLGNPSDLLKELLGEGNQREGASHQEGRDDADVSKRYGGFMRGLKRSPQLEDEAKELQKRYGGFMRRVGRPEWWMDYQKRYGGFLKRFADSLPSDEEGESYSKEVPEMDKRYGGFMRF